The Deltaproteobacteria bacterium genome has a segment encoding these proteins:
- a CDS encoding acyl--CoA ligase codes for MKSKDTFKINEVILGSESTQWRGLDESQWHRAIDHMVERLRPLGSAGTRFLLGFGANSILDLLTRAAAAHLGFVPVTVNWQADTAEVLEYKARKTKSQFMVMHSSCPSALRDLVERGEIKLDVLKVEQSMLEASDDSLKQNSGPKTGAAMTLFTSGTTGAPKGVELSHEGYDANLRIFESFLGLQQGEPTRVVLVNPLHHANSTSMANWALRYPGAELFVLSHYGTGYWDALAQIVEGFQGRVVAPLVARHFEFLDNLIESGRLKLSDAHRHALSRTEFLVGSAPVGPQTVERFKRLTGGLPRVRFGSTELCLQALGIPKEMSEENILSSLKCGWDHAYEGKPLAGYYIGCPHEPMTRAQVVRSVVSSDSDFMQPVLEGEPGLLVVESDAAMLGYVDDPAATRAVREGAWYLGLGDVVFYLTNQDTGARDYYWVSRSAGLMIRGGANYSCVQVETELREFCVTFLKWPVDGFDLAVVGHKLGSEHEDACCVLLELGPSMEKGPEVYAQELMHEAPGKVSKGAKPDHIAFGEVPRNFKGATVRPDVRAYFENCFQDSPIN; via the coding sequence ATGAAGTCGAAAGATACCTTTAAAATCAACGAAGTAATCTTGGGTTCGGAGTCAACCCAGTGGCGTGGCTTGGACGAGTCTCAGTGGCATAGAGCCATTGATCATATGGTTGAGCGCCTGCGCCCACTGGGCTCTGCCGGTACGAGATTTCTATTAGGTTTCGGGGCAAACAGTATTTTAGATTTGCTAACACGTGCGGCCGCGGCTCATCTCGGGTTTGTTCCCGTTACCGTGAATTGGCAAGCTGATACTGCTGAGGTCCTTGAGTATAAGGCCCGTAAAACAAAATCACAGTTCATGGTGATGCATTCAAGTTGTCCTTCTGCACTGCGCGACCTGGTTGAACGGGGCGAGATAAAGCTCGATGTTCTTAAGGTTGAGCAGAGTATGTTGGAAGCGAGCGACGATTCTCTCAAACAGAATTCCGGTCCCAAGACAGGTGCCGCGATGACTCTGTTCACGTCGGGAACCACAGGGGCGCCCAAAGGCGTTGAACTTTCTCATGAGGGCTATGATGCGAACCTGAGAATTTTTGAGTCATTTCTAGGCCTACAACAAGGCGAACCCACTCGAGTGGTTTTGGTCAACCCGCTCCATCATGCCAACAGTACCTCGATGGCGAACTGGGCATTACGATATCCGGGAGCGGAACTATTTGTATTATCCCATTATGGAACGGGGTACTGGGATGCTCTTGCGCAGATAGTAGAAGGTTTTCAAGGTAGAGTTGTGGCACCCTTGGTGGCTAGGCATTTTGAATTCCTTGATAACTTAATCGAAAGTGGTCGGCTCAAGCTTAGTGATGCGCACCGGCATGCGTTGTCGCGAACAGAGTTTCTTGTCGGCTCAGCTCCCGTGGGACCTCAGACCGTAGAGCGGTTTAAGCGCTTAACCGGTGGGTTACCTCGGGTTCGATTTGGTTCGACGGAGCTCTGTTTACAGGCACTGGGTATTCCAAAAGAAATGAGCGAGGAAAACATTCTCTCATCACTGAAGTGTGGTTGGGATCATGCTTACGAGGGTAAGCCATTGGCTGGGTATTATATCGGTTGTCCTCATGAACCCATGACCCGGGCGCAGGTTGTTCGCAGTGTCGTGTCTAGCGATTCCGATTTTATGCAACCAGTTTTAGAAGGTGAACCTGGCCTTTTGGTGGTTGAAAGTGATGCCGCCATGTTGGGATATGTCGACGACCCGGCTGCGACTCGAGCCGTTCGTGAAGGTGCATGGTATTTAGGTCTCGGAGATGTGGTTTTTTATCTTACAAATCAGGACACCGGCGCGCGGGATTATTATTGGGTCAGCCGCAGTGCAGGCTTGATGATACGCGGCGGGGCAAATTACTCGTGTGTTCAGGTTGAGACCGAGTTACGAGAGTTTTGTGTAACTTTTCTTAAGTGGCCGGTGGATGGCTTTGATCTCGCGGTGGTAGGGCATAAGCTGGGAAGTGAGCATGAAGATGCATGTTGCGTGCTTCTGGAGCTGGGCCCTTCAATGGAAAAAGGACCAGAGGTTTATGCGCAAGAGTTGATGCACGAGGCGCCAGGAAAAGTTTCAAAAGGAGCCAAGCCGGACCACATTGCATTTGGCGAGGTTCCCCGGAATTTTAAAGGCG